Proteins encoded in a region of the Geoanaerobacter pelophilus genome:
- a CDS encoding GGDEF domain-containing protein: MHSCTPEDMVSGCIAEKRPTPGNRADEFADMEKRLGEMTFISRFMAATSASLIPQDICAIAARNLYDFIPYSSIIFSLSPDFDVEPLIFSPGKRDGSNCQITRENVAPDRFREFQIDERLLGVISITSDSGQKGVDMVLPEKMGKVRVIFDAARIDVLPALFSEIAGHFSRALKNALAHEKVKELASKDGLTGVFNRRVFDELLAVEMKRKELKPISLLLIDLDDFKKINDNYGHPAGDQVLATVGKILKEGCRGSDLVARYGGEEFAVMLPTTASSVAFDIAQRLRSRIAGTVFVFDGKSVKLTASIGIAQATHRCSDSVDQLVSRADQALYRAKKNGKNMTYIYTSKSVEISNKPAARGSQMAWLRTA, encoded by the coding sequence ATGCATTCCTGTACACCTGAAGACATGGTCAGTGGTTGTATCGCCGAAAAACGGCCAACCCCCGGCAATCGGGCCGATGAATTTGCCGATATGGAAAAGCGTCTTGGGGAGATGACATTTATCAGCCGGTTCATGGCTGCGACAAGTGCCAGTCTCATCCCTCAGGATATTTGTGCAATCGCCGCCCGAAACCTCTATGATTTCATCCCTTACAGCAGCATTATTTTCTCGCTTTCGCCGGATTTTGACGTCGAGCCCCTGATTTTTTCTCCAGGCAAGAGGGATGGCAGCAACTGTCAGATTACCAGGGAGAACGTTGCCCCGGATCGCTTCCGGGAGTTTCAGATTGACGAACGGCTTCTGGGGGTCATTTCCATAACTTCTGATAGCGGCCAAAAAGGGGTGGACATGGTCCTTCCCGAAAAGATGGGTAAAGTCAGGGTCATATTTGACGCAGCAAGAATAGATGTGCTCCCTGCACTGTTTTCAGAAATAGCCGGTCACTTCTCCAGAGCGCTCAAGAATGCGCTGGCCCATGAAAAGGTCAAGGAGCTTGCCTCTAAGGACGGTCTTACCGGAGTATTCAACCGGCGGGTTTTTGACGAACTTCTGGCCGTTGAAATGAAGCGCAAGGAACTGAAGCCGATCTCTTTGCTATTGATCGATCTTGATGATTTCAAAAAGATCAACGACAATTATGGCCATCCTGCTGGCGACCAGGTGCTTGCGACTGTGGGGAAAATACTCAAGGAGGGGTGCCGTGGATCAGACCTGGTGGCACGTTATGGCGGAGAGGAGTTTGCCGTAATGCTTCCGACAACGGCATCTTCGGTAGCTTTTGATATTGCGCAGCGTTTAAGGTCGAGGATTGCCGGCACTGTCTTTGTTTTTGACGGCAAATCCGTCAAGCTGACGGCAAGCATCGGCATCGCCCAAGCCACTCATCGCTGCAGTGACTCTGTTGACCAGCTTGTGAGCCGCGCTGACCAGGCCCTTTACCGGGCCAAGAAAAATGGCAAGAATATGACATATATATATACCTCCAAGTCGGTGGAGATCAGCAACAAGCCGGCTGCAAGAGGCTCGCAAATGGCTTGGCTTAGAACGGCTTAA
- the hemB gene encoding porphobilinogen synthase: MFYPTFRARRIRGKEAFRKMVRETTLTANDLIYPMFSAFGKGIKKEISSMPGIYQQSIENIVEEAQEVHALGVPAVILFGIPETKDAVGSDAYADHGIIQETIRALKKQVPGLVVITDVCMCEYTDHGHCGIIKDGDVDNDSTLELLAKEALSHAQAGADMVAPSDMMDGRVMAIREVLDNNGFNHLPLMSYAVKYASGYYGPFREAAESTPQFGDRRSYQMDPANRLEAIREASMDIEEGADIVMVKPGLPYLDIIRELRNYTNLPVAAYNVSGEYSMIKAAGKMGWIDEERVILETMISFKRAGADLILTYHAKEVAALLKKGM, from the coding sequence ATGTTCTACCCGACTTTCCGCGCCCGCCGCATCCGTGGTAAAGAAGCGTTCCGCAAGATGGTCCGCGAGACCACCCTCACTGCCAATGATCTGATCTACCCGATGTTTTCCGCCTTCGGCAAAGGAATCAAGAAGGAGATCTCTTCCATGCCGGGGATCTACCAGCAGTCAATTGAAAACATCGTCGAAGAAGCGCAGGAAGTCCACGCCCTCGGCGTTCCGGCCGTCATCCTCTTCGGCATCCCGGAAACCAAGGACGCAGTAGGCAGCGACGCCTATGCCGACCACGGCATCATCCAGGAGACGATCCGCGCCCTCAAGAAGCAGGTGCCAGGCCTGGTGGTGATCACCGACGTCTGCATGTGCGAATATACCGATCATGGCCACTGCGGCATCATCAAGGATGGCGATGTGGACAACGATTCTACCCTGGAGCTGCTGGCCAAGGAGGCGCTGTCCCATGCCCAGGCCGGCGCGGACATGGTGGCGCCCTCTGACATGATGGACGGGCGGGTCATGGCGATCCGCGAAGTACTCGACAATAACGGCTTCAACCATCTGCCGCTGATGAGCTACGCGGTCAAATACGCCTCCGGCTATTACGGCCCGTTCCGCGAAGCCGCGGAATCTACACCCCAGTTCGGCGATCGCCGCTCTTACCAGATGGACCCCGCCAACAGGCTGGAGGCGATCCGCGAAGCCTCGATGGATATCGAGGAAGGCGCCGACATCGTCATGGTCAAACCGGGCTTGCCTTATCTCGACATCATCCGCGAACTGCGCAACTACACCAACCTTCCGGTTGCCGCCTACAACGTGTCCGGCGAGTACAGCATGATCAAGGCTGCCGGAAAGATGGGCTGGATCGACGAAGAGCGGGTCATCCTTGAAACCATGATCTCGTTCAAGCGCGCCGGGGCCGATCTGATCCTCACCTATCACGCCAAGGAAGTAGCGGCCCTTTTGAAAAAAGGGATGTAG
- a CDS encoding TlpA disulfide reductase family protein: MNGYRFSMLFFIALVFVPLVALAAPQKGEPAPPFKVTSTTGQQIVLSDYRGKVLLLEFFTTWCSSCKDSVSHLVKLHQKYEKQGLQVLGLNLDDDGVKIVREFATANRLNYPVALAGESMQTDYGLRSVPTLYVIGKKGLIAEKFMGYNEEVEKRLDLLLRKLLSE, translated from the coding sequence ATGAACGGTTATCGCTTTTCAATGCTTTTTTTTATTGCTCTGGTTTTTGTGCCTCTGGTTGCCTTGGCGGCTCCTCAGAAGGGGGAGCCTGCTCCCCCTTTCAAGGTAACAAGCACTACCGGACAGCAGATTGTCTTGTCTGATTATCGAGGCAAGGTGCTGTTGCTTGAATTCTTCACTACATGGTGTTCTTCCTGTAAAGATTCGGTTTCGCATCTGGTAAAGCTTCATCAGAAATATGAAAAGCAGGGTCTGCAAGTCCTTGGCCTCAACCTGGATGATGATGGTGTCAAAATTGTCCGGGAATTCGCCACTGCCAACCGGTTGAATTATCCGGTAGCGCTTGCCGGCGAGAGCATGCAGACTGACTATGGTTTGAGGTCGGTGCCAACTCTTTATGTGATCGGCAAAAAAGGGCTCATAGCCGAAAAATTCATGGGATACAACGAAGAAGTTGAAAAACGGCTGGACCTGCTCTTGCGAAAACTCCTCTCCGAATAG
- a CDS encoding precorrin-2 dehydrogenase/sirohydrochlorin ferrochelatase family protein, whose product MPQLTIAINLQGKSAVVVGGGKVATRKCLPLIRCKAKVTVIAPSLAACLQRLVRYGMVNYLAKGYSEGDLAGAAVAFAATDRPETNRQVAREAEASGIPVNVTDAPELSSFNSPAVVRRGDLTIAVTTNGKAPALSRKIRKQLATTYGREYAETAALMGKVREKLLTQNDNHRYNKQILSSLANSPIPELFRNGLLREVEHLLLELCGPGFTLNDLGMRKETTT is encoded by the coding sequence ATGCCTCAACTGACAATAGCCATCAACCTGCAAGGTAAATCTGCGGTAGTCGTAGGAGGTGGCAAGGTTGCGACACGCAAATGCCTGCCCCTTATCAGGTGCAAGGCGAAGGTCACGGTTATTGCGCCATCGCTGGCGGCCTGCCTGCAAAGACTGGTCAGGTACGGCATGGTAAACTACCTGGCAAAGGGGTACTCCGAGGGAGATCTGGCTGGTGCGGCTGTCGCGTTCGCCGCCACAGACCGACCTGAGACCAACCGGCAGGTGGCGCGCGAGGCTGAGGCATCCGGAATTCCGGTGAATGTGACAGACGCGCCGGAACTGAGTTCGTTCAATTCGCCGGCTGTAGTCAGGCGCGGAGATCTTACCATTGCGGTAACCACCAACGGCAAAGCCCCCGCCTTGTCCCGCAAAATAAGGAAACAGCTGGCAACAACTTATGGCCGGGAATATGCCGAAACTGCTGCGCTCATGGGGAAAGTCAGAGAAAAGCTATTGACTCAAAACGATAACCACAGATACAATAAGCAGATTTTAAGCAGCCTGGCAAACAGCCCAATCCCCGAACTCTTCAGAAACGGATTGCTTAGAGAAGTAGAACACCTCCTTCTGGAGCTCTGCGGTCCAGGCTTCACCCTGAATGATCTTGGAATGCGGAAAGAGACCACTACATGA
- the hemA gene encoding glutamyl-tRNA reductase produces the protein MNIIVVGLSHKTASVDIREKVAFAPTNMEKPLKALVDIPDITEAIIVSTCNRVEIYVTTHDIAGGIARVKRFLADYHNLSLENLDPHLYAHHGEEAIRHVFRVASSLDSMVVGEPQILGQIKTSYGYAAEFKSSGIILNRFLHKAFSVAKRVRTETKIASSAVSVAFAAVELSRKIFDELNDKTVMLIGAGEMCELAAKHFLNNGVRGVMVTNRTFERAERLADEFGGRAVKFEDLFDYLHKADIILSSTGAPHCIIGPKDLEEVMRRRKQKPMFFIDIAVPRDIDPKVNDVENVYLYTVDDLQEVVQANLAQRAEEAKKAEDIVNQEIGQFFKWLSSLEVTPTIVALRAKFDEIRRAELEKTLSGWKDLPPDGQKRLEGLTNAIMNKLLHPPTSLLKKAGQGGRTDLYIDALRALFELQTEDEGQQELGELEE, from the coding sequence ATGAACATCATAGTAGTGGGGCTATCGCACAAGACCGCCTCTGTTGATATCCGGGAAAAAGTGGCTTTCGCGCCGACCAACATGGAAAAGCCACTGAAGGCACTTGTTGACATCCCTGACATCACTGAAGCGATTATTGTTTCCACCTGCAACCGGGTTGAGATTTACGTAACCACGCACGACATTGCCGGCGGCATCGCCAGGGTAAAGCGCTTTCTTGCCGATTACCACAACCTCTCGCTGGAAAACCTCGATCCACACCTCTACGCCCACCACGGTGAAGAAGCGATTCGGCACGTCTTCAGGGTTGCCTCAAGCCTCGACTCCATGGTGGTAGGAGAACCGCAGATCCTCGGCCAGATAAAGACCTCTTACGGCTACGCCGCTGAATTCAAATCATCCGGCATCATTCTCAACCGTTTTTTGCATAAGGCGTTTTCCGTTGCCAAAAGAGTCCGCACGGAAACCAAGATTGCCTCATCTGCAGTTTCCGTGGCTTTTGCCGCAGTTGAACTGTCCAGAAAGATCTTCGATGAGCTAAACGACAAGACCGTCATGCTGATCGGCGCCGGTGAGATGTGCGAGCTTGCCGCCAAACATTTCCTGAACAACGGCGTCCGCGGGGTTATGGTCACCAACCGTACCTTCGAGCGGGCCGAGCGGCTTGCGGACGAGTTCGGCGGACGGGCCGTAAAGTTCGAGGATCTGTTCGATTACCTGCACAAGGCAGACATCATCCTCTCGTCGACCGGCGCGCCACACTGCATCATTGGCCCCAAAGACCTTGAAGAGGTCATGCGCAGACGCAAGCAGAAACCGATGTTCTTCATCGACATCGCCGTACCGCGCGATATTGACCCCAAGGTGAACGACGTTGAGAACGTCTACCTTTATACGGTTGACGACCTCCAGGAAGTGGTCCAGGCCAACCTGGCCCAACGGGCCGAGGAAGCGAAAAAGGCCGAAGATATTGTCAACCAGGAGATCGGCCAGTTTTTCAAATGGCTCTCCTCCCTAGAAGTAACCCCCACGATCGTTGCCCTCCGCGCCAAATTCGATGAAATCCGTCGCGCCGAACTGGAAAAGACTCTGTCCGGCTGGAAGGATCTCCCCCCGGATGGTCAGAAGCGTTTGGAAGGATTGACCAACGCAATCATGAACAAACTGCTGCACCCGCCGACCAGCCTGCTGAAAAAGGCCGGCCAGGGGGGGCGGACCGACCTTTACATCGACGCCTTGCGTGCACTGTTCGAGTTGCAGACCGAGGACGAGGGGCAGCAGGAACTTGGAGAATTGGAAGAATAA
- the ccsB gene encoding c-type cytochrome biogenesis protein CcsB: MNAILYFVTLGLYLTATIIYLAYLVKPQPALAKASRWVIYGGFLLHSLFTLARYYEGGRTPITNLHESLSFFSLAIVGVFIVFERKYKVTILGSFVIPIALVLMSISMLFPMGIAPLNPALKSKWLVVHTVVAFLGYASFTVAFGAGIMYLIQERFLKQRKLGAMYQKLPSLDKLDDINYRCLTFGFPLLTLAIISGAIWAETAWGTYWSWDPKETWSLITWFVYAALLHGRLTTGWRGRKAAILAIAGFFVLLFTFLGVNLLLSGLHTYK; this comes from the coding sequence ATGAATGCAATTCTTTATTTCGTAACACTTGGGTTATACCTTACCGCCACAATTATCTACCTTGCCTATCTGGTCAAGCCACAACCAGCCCTGGCAAAAGCCTCCCGCTGGGTCATTTATGGTGGATTTCTCCTCCACTCCCTGTTTACCCTGGCTCGCTACTACGAGGGGGGACGGACACCCATCACCAATCTGCATGAATCGCTGTCTTTTTTCAGCCTGGCAATTGTCGGGGTATTCATTGTCTTCGAGCGTAAATACAAGGTAACCATTCTCGGCTCTTTTGTGATTCCGATCGCTCTGGTGCTGATGTCCATCTCCATGCTGTTCCCCATGGGGATTGCTCCGCTCAACCCGGCACTCAAGAGCAAATGGCTGGTTGTGCACACTGTCGTTGCCTTCCTTGGCTATGCCAGCTTCACCGTTGCCTTCGGCGCCGGCATCATGTACCTGATCCAGGAGCGGTTCCTCAAACAGAGAAAACTCGGGGCCATGTATCAGAAGCTCCCTTCGCTGGACAAGCTCGACGATATCAATTATCGCTGCCTGACCTTCGGCTTTCCGCTGCTCACCCTGGCAATCATTTCCGGCGCCATCTGGGCAGAAACCGCTTGGGGAACTTACTGGAGTTGGGACCCGAAAGAAACCTGGTCACTGATTACCTGGTTTGTTTATGCAGCTCTGCTCCACGGGCGCCTCACCACCGGCTGGCGCGGCCGCAAGGCGGCAATCCTGGCAATCGCCGGCTTTTTCGTGCTCCTTTTCACATTTTTAGGGGTTAATCTCTTACTCTCTGGATTACACACCTACAAGTAA
- the trxA gene encoding thioredoxin, whose translation MASELVFAFTDANFEAEVLQSNIPVIVDFWATWCAPCKAIAPLIDTIAQEYDGKVKVGKVNVDDNPNIPSKYGVRGIPTIILFKDGKVVDQVVGAVPKSQLEALIKKAL comes from the coding sequence ATGGCTAGTGAATTAGTTTTTGCCTTTACTGACGCTAATTTCGAGGCTGAAGTTTTGCAGAGCAATATTCCGGTAATCGTCGATTTCTGGGCTACCTGGTGTGCCCCATGCAAAGCGATAGCGCCTCTCATTGACACCATTGCCCAGGAGTATGACGGCAAGGTCAAGGTGGGCAAGGTAAATGTCGATGACAACCCCAACATCCCTTCCAAATATGGGGTGAGAGGTATTCCGACCATTATTCTCTTTAAGGATGGCAAGGTTGTGGACCAGGTCGTGGGCGCAGTTCCCAAGTCTCAGCTTGAAGCCTTAATCAAAAAGGCGCTTTAG
- the cobA gene encoding uroporphyrinogen-III C-methyltransferase yields MTSNNGYVYLIGAGPGDPGLITVRGLNCLSRAEVVIYDYLANDSLLSHAGKNAELIYAGKIGGAHNHEQSQINNLLVQKALDGKVVARLKGGDPFVFGRGGEECEALKAAGIPFEIVPGVTAALGAAAYAGIPLTHRDITTSVALVTGHEHPAKENSEIDWQRLSLGSGTVVFYMGVKNLQQITTNMIDHGRPPETPVALVRWGTRPEQEVLIGTLADIAAKARKAGFKAPAITIVGEVVRMRDKLRWFDSRPLFGKGVLVTRATDQAGEFTALLEELGATVWECPTIQIVAPESTVAIDTAIAELATFSWVIFTSINTVQHFFTRLHALGLDSRALGSCKICAVGPKTAAAIAQHGITPDMIPQSYKAEGVIEAFHSMELAGKRILYPKADRARDLIPKALGEMGAEVTDPVAYRNILPEDVPPAILQALEERKIQCVTFTSSSTVDNLAKLLGENRFLHLLEGVAVAAIGPITSKTCQEMGLKVAIEPSQYTIATMTDEIVRYFSSLHSNEEK; encoded by the coding sequence ATGACCAGCAATAACGGCTATGTCTACCTGATCGGTGCCGGACCTGGCGACCCCGGCCTGATAACGGTCAGGGGGCTGAACTGCCTGTCCAGGGCAGAGGTAGTCATTTACGACTACCTTGCCAACGACTCCCTGCTCTCCCATGCCGGCAAGAATGCCGAACTTATTTATGCCGGCAAGATCGGCGGGGCGCATAATCACGAGCAGTCGCAGATCAATAACCTGCTGGTACAAAAGGCACTGGACGGCAAAGTTGTAGCGCGGCTCAAAGGCGGCGACCCGTTTGTCTTTGGCCGCGGTGGGGAAGAGTGCGAGGCGCTTAAAGCTGCGGGCATCCCTTTTGAGATTGTTCCGGGTGTAACCGCAGCCCTGGGCGCAGCAGCCTATGCCGGCATCCCGCTCACCCATCGCGACATCACCACCTCGGTTGCCCTGGTCACCGGCCACGAGCACCCGGCCAAGGAAAATTCCGAGATCGACTGGCAGCGGCTTTCTCTCGGCAGCGGCACTGTTGTCTTCTACATGGGGGTCAAAAACCTGCAGCAGATCACAACCAACATGATCGACCACGGCCGTCCCCCTGAAACCCCGGTTGCTCTGGTCCGCTGGGGCACCAGACCTGAGCAGGAGGTATTGATCGGCACCCTGGCCGATATCGCTGCCAAGGCAAGAAAAGCCGGGTTCAAGGCGCCGGCCATAACCATTGTCGGCGAGGTGGTGCGGATGCGAGACAAACTCCGCTGGTTTGACTCCCGGCCTCTTTTCGGTAAGGGGGTGCTGGTTACCCGTGCTACTGACCAGGCAGGCGAATTCACTGCCCTGCTTGAAGAGCTCGGTGCCACGGTCTGGGAGTGTCCGACCATACAGATAGTTGCTCCGGAATCGACAGTCGCTATTGATACGGCGATAGCAGAACTTGCCACTTTTTCCTGGGTCATCTTCACCTCGATCAACACTGTCCAACACTTTTTCACGCGACTCCATGCCTTGGGACTCGACAGCCGTGCCCTCGGCTCTTGCAAGATCTGCGCAGTCGGCCCCAAGACAGCGGCAGCCATTGCCCAACACGGCATAACACCGGATATGATCCCGCAAAGCTACAAGGCAGAAGGGGTAATTGAGGCCTTCCACTCCATGGAACTCGCGGGGAAGCGGATCTTGTACCCCAAGGCAGACCGTGCCCGCGACCTGATCCCCAAGGCTCTCGGCGAAATGGGAGCAGAGGTAACAGACCCGGTTGCCTACCGGAACATCCTTCCTGAAGACGTCCCCCCGGCGATCCTGCAGGCGCTCGAAGAGCGCAAGATCCAGTGTGTGACCTTTACCTCTTCATCCACTGTCGATAACCTGGCGAAGCTCCTCGGCGAGAACCGTTTTCTGCACCTACTCGAAGGGGTGGCAGTAGCGGCCATCGGGCCGATCACCTCAAAGACCTGCCAGGAGATGGGGCTCAAGGTAGCCATCGAGCCGAGCCAATATACTATTGCCACAATGACCGATGAAATAGTACGATACTTCAGTTCACTCCATTCCAACGAGGAGAAATAA
- a CDS encoding elongation factor P gives MVTTGDFKKGLVIQLDGAPCIIIDVHYQSPSARGASTMVKTKYRNLLTGQVLEKTFRSGDKVEEADFERHKGQFLYADGDRGIFMDLETYEQFEMEEEAFALISPYLLEGTEMTLGLFQGRMVSADPPQSVELTVTETAPVLKNATATAQTKEAVLETGLRIQVPPYLESGEKIKVDTKEGRFLSRA, from the coding sequence ATGGTTACAACAGGTGATTTCAAGAAAGGACTGGTTATCCAGTTGGATGGCGCGCCGTGCATCATTATTGACGTGCATTACCAGTCCCCTTCAGCGCGTGGCGCCAGCACCATGGTCAAAACTAAATACCGTAACCTTCTGACCGGGCAGGTTCTGGAAAAGACTTTCCGTTCCGGCGACAAGGTCGAGGAAGCCGACTTTGAACGCCACAAGGGACAGTTCCTCTATGCCGACGGCGATCGCGGAATATTCATGGACCTTGAGACCTATGAGCAGTTCGAGATGGAAGAAGAGGCGTTCGCCCTGATATCCCCCTACCTTCTTGAAGGGACCGAAATGACCCTTGGACTGTTCCAGGGGAGAATGGTCAGCGCAGACCCGCCGCAATCCGTAGAGTTGACCGTCACTGAAACCGCGCCGGTCCTGAAGAACGCTACCGCCACAGCCCAGACCAAGGAGGCGGTGCTGGAGACCGGCCTCAGAATCCAGGTGCCACCCTACCTGGAATCAGGGGAAAAGATCAAGGTCGACACCAAGGAAGGGCGCTTTCTGTCAAGGGCTTGA
- the hemC gene encoding hydroxymethylbilane synthase, which yields MALKQLRIGTRASQLALWQANWVKSELEKRYPDMEVTLTKIKTIGDKILDVPLAQVGGKGLFVKEIEEAMLRGEIDIAVHSMKDVPTDFPEGLGLYCITEREDPRDAVISKGVKFADLPQGAKVGTSALRRQAQLLKVRPDLQMVVIRGNVETRMKKLDTEGLDAVILAAAGLNRLGYTENVTELLATDLSLPAIGQGALGIECDLSNEPVKEAIAFFNHPATSYAVRAERALLKRCEGGCQVPIAAFGEVNGDQMTLTGFIASVDGTRTLKESISGPVDSCEHLGCELAERLLRNGGKEILEEVYQREIGRVDENV from the coding sequence ATGGCATTAAAACAGCTACGCATCGGCACCCGCGCCAGCCAACTCGCACTTTGGCAGGCAAACTGGGTCAAATCGGAACTGGAGAAGCGCTACCCGGACATGGAAGTGACCCTCACCAAGATCAAGACCATTGGTGACAAAATCCTCGATGTTCCTTTGGCACAGGTCGGCGGCAAGGGGCTCTTCGTAAAAGAGATAGAAGAAGCAATGCTCCGCGGCGAGATCGACATCGCCGTACACAGCATGAAGGATGTGCCAACCGATTTCCCAGAAGGGTTGGGACTTTACTGCATTACCGAACGTGAAGACCCTCGTGATGCCGTGATATCCAAAGGGGTAAAATTCGCCGATCTGCCGCAAGGCGCGAAGGTCGGCACCAGCGCCCTGCGGCGGCAGGCCCAGCTACTCAAGGTTCGCCCCGACCTGCAGATGGTCGTCATTCGCGGCAATGTCGAAACCCGGATGAAGAAGCTTGACACCGAAGGTCTTGACGCCGTGATCCTGGCAGCGGCTGGCCTCAACCGCCTCGGCTATACCGAGAATGTCACGGAGCTCCTTGCCACCGACCTTTCCCTGCCGGCCATCGGCCAGGGAGCGCTGGGGATCGAGTGCGACTTAAGCAACGAACCGGTAAAGGAAGCGATCGCCTTTTTCAACCATCCTGCCACCAGCTATGCGGTACGGGCTGAGCGCGCACTGCTCAAGCGTTGCGAAGGTGGCTGCCAGGTGCCAATTGCCGCTTTTGGTGAGGTAAACGGCGACCAGATGACCCTGACCGGCTTCATTGCTTCGGTTGACGGTACCCGTACCCTCAAAGAAAGCATCAGCGGGCCGGTTGACTCCTGTGAGCACCTCGGCTGCGAGCTGGCCGAACGCCTCCTGCGCAACGGCGGCAAAGAGATTCTCGAAGAGGTTTATCAGCGGGAGATCGGCCGCGTGGACGAAAACGTTTAA